CTGAAAATCCCGTCCAGGCTCAAGCCGGCGGCTGATTATTTCGGCGGGTTGAAAAAACTGGAGCGTCGACTGTACGGGAGTGTTATGAACGATTCATTTTGCCGCAATATCCGCACCGCAAACGATTTTGAATATCATGCCCGGTTGATGCTCCCCCAGATTCAGGCAAAAGGGCAGGAAAAATTGGACGCGGCCTTAACGGTTTTAGACGCAGTCCATTCTGTCCGAACAATCATTTTCAGCCTGGAGCAGGCCCATAGAAGCAACACCGCGGCCTTTGTTTTTTTGGATGGGTTGCGCCGGGAGCTTTCCCGGCTGGTCCCGGAAACGTTTTTGGATTTGTATGGAAATGACAGGCTCATACAAATAGTCCGTTATGTCCGGACGATTTCGATTCGCGCCCAAAAAGGTCTGGCGGATTTGGCAAAAGATCAAAAGCGGGCGGCTGAATTAAGCGTCTATCAGGCAAAGTTGGAAGGCCTGCTGTCTTCTCTTTCACCGGCCACTTCAACGGAAAGACGAAAGGCCGTCGAGGATTTTTTCTGGTCGATGGAAGAGTATAAGGTCTCCCTCTTTGCCCAGGAATTAAAGACGCTCACCCCTGTTTCCCCGAAAAGGCTGGACGCCAAGTTAAGGGAAATTGAAAGATTAGCCTGATTTCCGGATATGTACGCCCGCGGGCTATTCAACAAACGGGCCGTATTTTTCTTCCAATTCCCGATATGTTTTCATCCATTCTCTTCCAAATTCCACCGTAAAAAAGGATCTCAGCCGAGAGAACCATTTGTCTGGTTTTTCAGTGCCCGCCTGCGCTTTTAGTAAATCAACCAAATAAATGGCGATATCAGCCATTTTTTCTTTGGGGATGTAAGCTTTTGCCCCTCCCATGATTGATTTGGCAAAATTATCAGGACTCAGGGCATGGGCGGTCAACATCAGCGCTGGAATGCCGTTATTATTGGCGATTTCCAGAAGC
Above is a genomic segment from Desulfobacterales bacterium containing:
- a CDS encoding response regulator, producing the protein MDDEPDIVETLKDLLDMCRVDTAPDFSTGEKLLHQNKYDIAVLDIMGVKGYELLEIANNNGIPALMLTAHALSPDNFAKSIMGGAKAYIPKEKMADIAIYLVDLLKAQAGTEKPDKWFSRLRSFFTVEFGREWMKTYRELEEKYGPFVE